The genome window CGGTCATTCGGTAAACTTGCAAAGCAGAGTTTTCAAGAAAATGCTTATCTTGCGTTCCTACTTCTTAATATTCTAAGTAAACTACATAAAAGATTATTTTGGTCTTGTTTTGTTTAATGTTGAAAGTTGATATCGATTATTGATTTCTTGATGGTGTTTTCAGAGACCCAACTTCAATGGAAGAAGACAAAGAAAGTTTTATTCTAAACAAGAAATGCTGAGGAATGTTAATGCCTTTGCCGAAAATCTTTTTCAGGTAAATAAATCCTATAATCACACACGTATAAATATCAGTTTTGATTTGTTTTATTCGGTAAAATTGGTGCGgtatatattaattattttcATCATGTTTATGAAATATTTATTAAATGTTGCTGTGTTTCCATATATTTAGGGCTGTTATGAGCGTGACGAATTTGAGCCATCTTCAAGTCATCGAAACTCATGGTTTAGAAATCTTAATGGTGGTGGGCCCCGAGGATTCAGTGGGACCCAGGCCAATGGTAAGGGTGCCCAGGGTAGGGCCCGCAAAAGTAAGTATCCTTCCGTCATGAGTAGTGATTTAATGAAGAAAATTCATATGCTTCTAAAAGTTACATTGTTTTGTTTAGGGTCTCAATAAGACAAACTACACAAAATAGAAATAAAGAAACAAACAAACGAATTAATCGAACGTTATGAGTTCCGGTTTAAAACTTGTTTCCGTATTACTTTTCAGGAGGATTTCAGTTTtacgaagatgatgaagaagtcgAGACGATTTTTCGATCTGCTTTTGGTTCTAATCCCGGGTTTTACTTTTGGTCGTTTATAAACGATGAATCACCAAAGAGCTCATCAGgctattataattataataataatcgGGCTTCATGGAAATGGAGACGACagtttgaagaagatgatgaagacgacgatgaggatgatgatgatgatgagtcgGTAATATCGGAAACTGATTTAAGAAAAGACAGAATTGCCCTTGGTTTGAATGGTTCTGGCCCTTTAAGCCTTGACGATGTCAAAAATGCGTAAGCTTTTCTAAATATTTTCCATAATGATATTACAATTTATAAAGATTTATCACTATCGTTAATTAGAAAAATGTTTATTTtccagttttgaattttattgaAGGCGTAAATTGAATTTGTTATGAACATTTGTGTTTTCCAGATACCGGGCTTGTGCACTAAAATGGCATCCAGATCGGCACAATGGTTCTTCCAAGGTAAtttttagagtaaagtacacggatggtccctctggtttgcactttgtaacgtatttagtccctaccctagccaacaaatctaaaggttttagacTATTAGcaggtccaagttagggactaaatgtgttacaaagtgcaaactacaaggaccatccatgtacttttggaaaaaaagCTGGAGGCTAAATCGTTACAAAATGCAAACCCCATCAGTGTAATTTTGGAacgctagggaccaaatccaaaattttggtaaaccacagggaccgtcCATGTACTCTGGGTCAGTTCAGATTGGACTGGCATGCGTACACTTTTTGTCAAGAAGATTTTAAAATAACATGTTGAAATAATGATATGTTTTCTTTAATAAATTAATTTATGAGGTTTCAATCCTTAAATACTCTTTGGTGATTGTTAACCCGACCCGTATTAAAATTATAAATTGTTGTATTTGAACAGGCTATTGCAGAGGAGAAATTCAAGGTCTGTAGTGCTGCATATCAATCTTTATGTGACAAATTGGCACCAAATTAAGAATAATTATGGATTCAAGTCAATCCGGGAGAGTTCATTCGGTTTAATCGATATGCAGAAGACACCTAAATTAACATAGTTTTTCTTGGCTGCTGCTTGATGTTTTAGTTTTTGTAATTGTACAAGTTACTAATTTTGTATGTTTTTGTTTGGCCACATTTGACATTGGTCATTTATGGATAAGTAAACATGTATTACTGAATTTGAGTCGTTATACAAAATTAAATAAATTTCAATTAATTTTTACCAAAAAATGCAACTTTTAGGatagagtaaactgctaaaatcatccctgaggtttgactcaaattgctagatcagtccaaaatcaactttttttgctaaaacagtccctgagcctagtttctgttgctatttcagtccaataaattaacaccgttagaacctccgttaatgaatgggtaaaattgctaaattcgtccctgaggtttgattcaagttgctagatcagtccaaaatcaagttttttgaatttgttaattataaacttatgtagattataaacttatttaggtatataaatcattaatatcacaagattataaacttatttaaggcgggtccagttatatttatgttcgttgaataaatcattaatatcacaagagaaaaaaaatggtaaatgacaggttcttaatgcatcaatacttgtaccaaatgcattatatattttcttaaatgtcttaaaatttaagataaattacaagtctaccctaaatatataatttaaatttgtgtttagttataaaaatataaacagaaTGTAGCTCTTTTGGCACGACATGTTGTCCGACCTCACCTGAATGATAagtattattaaataagaaaccacttaattaagtagaaaaaatgaataaaagaactttataatacaaatattaaattaaaataattgataaatattaaacattaaatattacgaattaaataaaaaaaataaaaattatgttaatttcttaatatttaaatttacatataatgtttgtatttttcataactaaatattgtttaaattaactgttgtcttatttaaatccttaaataaatactaaatatttacatggtaacaacaacaacaacatcaaaataAAATCAGTATTTAAGGCTGGGCCGGTTAAATTACgtacatttatatttttaaaactaa of Helianthus annuus cultivar XRQ/B chromosome 1, HanXRQr2.0-SUNRISE, whole genome shotgun sequence contains these proteins:
- the LOC110867705 gene encoding uncharacterized protein LOC110867705 isoform X1; this translates as MVETSTFHFSSIEVRDMNRATKLALINLNNNAPFHLKAALFHSTPVLDRRRRTHWESVGRSYRSSSRRPNFNGRRQRKFYSKQEMLRNVNAFAENLFQGCYERDEFEPSSSHRNSWFRNLNGGGPRGFSGTQANGKGAQGRARKRGFQFYEDDEEVETIFRSAFGSNPGFYFWSFINDESPKSSSGYYNYNNNRASWKWRRQFEEDDEDDDEDDDDDESVISETDLRKDRIALGLNGSGPLSLDDVKNAYRACALKWHPDRHNGSSKAIAEEKFKVCSAAYQSLCDKLAPN
- the LOC110867705 gene encoding uncharacterized protein LOC110867705 isoform X2 encodes the protein MVETSTFHFSSIEVRDMNRATKLALINLNNNAPFHLKAALFHSTPVLDRRRRTHWESRPNFNGRRQRKFYSKQEMLRNVNAFAENLFQGCYERDEFEPSSSHRNSWFRNLNGGGPRGFSGTQANGKGAQGRARKRGFQFYEDDEEVETIFRSAFGSNPGFYFWSFINDESPKSSSGYYNYNNNRASWKWRRQFEEDDEDDDEDDDDDESVISETDLRKDRIALGLNGSGPLSLDDVKNAYRACALKWHPDRHNGSSKAIAEEKFKVCSAAYQSLCDKLAPN